The window GCCGTGCACGCCATTGCGATCGTGGTCGCACTTCGCTGGCCTGCATCCCAGGCCATCGAGCTGCCACCGGCAGCGATGATGGTCGAGCTGGCTCCAGAGCCGGAGCCTGCGCCGCCGCCACCACCGAAAGTCGTGCAACCGCCTCAGCCGCCCGCACCTGTGGAAGAAATTCCCGTGCCTAAAGTGGCTGAAGTCGAGAAGGCAGAAATCGCGGTGCCCAAGCCCGTGGTCAAGCCCAAGCCTAAACCGCAGCCGCCAAAGCCGGTGAAAAAGCCTGAGCCTCCGCAGGAAAAGCCCGCTGACGAAAAGCCGGTTGATACGCCACCGACCAACGCACCTGTGCAAAAGTCCGCTGCGCCGACACCACCTGCGCCGCCTTCGCCGCCGAGTACCGCGCTGCCAAGCTGGCAAAGTGATCTGTTGCGCCATCTGGCCAAGTACAAGAAGTATCCGGAAGATGCTCGTCGTCGCGGTATGCAAGGCGTCAGCCGTCTGCGCTTCGTCGTGGATGCCGAAGGCAACGTCCTGTCGTACTCGATTGCCAGCAGTTCAGGCAGCCCGTCACTGGACCGAGCCACCATGGAGATGATCCGTCGTGCTCAGCCGCTGCCTAAACCTCCGGCCGAAACGCTGAACAACGGCACCATTGAGATCCTTGCACCATTTGTTTACTCGCTGGATAAGCGTTAAATCGCAATTTTGATACAACGCGGTAGCTTGATAACGTGCGTCTATCGATTGCAGCCGCTATGCTGGGGCCGCAACTTCATGGACGCACGTTATGACTCTCACAGAATTGCGCTACATCGTAACCCTCGCTCAAGAACAGCACTTCGGCCATGCCGCCGAGCGTTGTCACGTCAGCCAGCCGACATTGTCGGTCGGCGTGAAAAAGCTTGAAGATGAACTTGGTGTGCTTATCTTCGAGCGCAGCAAGAGTGCCGTGCGTCTGACGCCCGTCGGTGAAGGCATCGTCGCCCAGGCACAGAAGGTTCTGGAGCAGGCTCAAGGCATTCGCGAACTGGCTCAGGCTGGCAAGAACCAACTGACCGCCCCTCTTAAAGTCGGCGCGATCTACACCGTTGGCCCTTACCTGTTTCCCCATCTGATTCCGCAACTGCACCGGGTCGCCCCGCAGATGCCGTTGTACATCGAAGAAAACTTCACTCACGTGCTGCGCGACAAACTGCGTAACGGTGAGCTGGACGCGATCATCATTGCGTTGCCGTTCAATGAAGCCGATGTGCTGACCATGCAGCTTTATGACGAGCCGTTCTACGTCCTGATGCCTGCCGATCACCCATGGACCCAGAAAGCGACCATCGACGCCTCGGCGCTCAACGACAAGAGCCTGTTGCTGTTAGGTGAAGGTCATTGCTTCCGCGATCAGGTGCTCGAAGCCTGTCCAACCCTGACCAAGGGCAGCGAAGGCGCGAAACACACGACGGTGGAATCCAGCTCGCTGGAAACCATCCGCCATATGGTGGCGTCCGGGTTGGGTATTTCGATCCTGCCGATGTCAGCCGTAGACAGCCATCACTACGCCCCTGGCGTTATTGAAGTGCGTCCGCTGACTGCGCCGGTTCCGTTCCGGACCGTGGCAATTGCCTGGCGCGCCAGCTTCCCACGGCCCAAGGCGATCGAGATTCTCGCTGACTCCGTGCGTCTGTGTTCCGTGGCCCGTCCGAAAACCGAAGCGAGCTGAGTGCAGGCATGAGCGAGTTGTCCCACGTCTCGGTCACGGCGCTCAAGGGCGTCGGCGAGGCCATGGCTGAAAAGCTCGCGAAGGTCGGCCTGGAAAACCTCCAGGACGTACTGTTCCATCTTCCGCTGCGTTATCAGGATCGCACCCGCGTGGTGCCCATCGGCCAGTTGCGTCCCGGTCAGGACGCGGTGATCGAAGGCACTGTCAGCGGCGCCGATGTGGTCATGGGCAAACGTCGCAGCTTGCTGGTGCGTCTGAACGACGGCACCGGCAGTTTGAGCCTGCGCTTCTACCATTTCAGCAATGCCCAGAAAGACGGCCTCAAGCGTGGCACGCATATCCGCTGTTTTGGTGAGGCCCGCCCTGGTGCGTCCGGCCTGGAAATCTACCATCCGGAATACCGTGCGCTGACCGGCAGTGAGTCACCTCCCGTAGAGCAGACCCTGACGCCGATCTACCCGACCACCGAAGGCCTGACCCAGCAACGCTTGCGCCAGTTGAGCCAGCAGACCCTGGCCATGCTGGGTCCGAAAAGCCTGCCCGACTGGCTGCCGGAAGAGCTCGCCCGGGACTATCAGCTCGCTCCGCTGGACGAAGCGATTCGCTACCTGCATCACCCACCTGCGGACGCCGACGTTGAAGAATTGGCGTTGGGACATCACTGGGCGCAGCATCGCTTGGCGTTCGAAGAGCTGCTGACTCACCAGTTGTCCCAGCAAAGGCTGCGTGAAAGCCTGCGCTCGCAGCGGGCTCCGGCCTTGCCGTTGGCGAAAAAACTGCCGAAGCAATTTCTCGCCAACCTGGGCTTCCCGCCCACTGGCGCTCAGCAGCGGGTCGGCAACGAGGTCGCCTACGACCTCAGCCAGCCGGAGCCCATGCTGCGTTTGATTCAAGGCGATGTGGGCGCGGGCAAAACAGTTGTCGCTGCGCTGGCGGCTCTGCAGGCGCTGGAAGCTGGGTATCAGGTGGCGCTGATGGCTCCGACGGAGATTCTCGCCGAGCAGCATTACATCAACTTCAAACGCTGGCTTGAGCCGCTGGGCATCGAAGTGGCGTGGCTGGCGGGCAAGCTCAAGGGCAAGGCGCGGGTCACTTCACTGGAGCAGATTGCGACCGGCACACCCATGGTGGTCGGCACCCATGCGTTGTTTCAGGACGAAGTGCAGTTCAAGAACCTCGCCCTGGTGATCATTGACGAACAGCATCGATTCGGCGTGCAACAACGTCTGGCCCTGCGCAAAAAAGGCGTCGGTGGTCTGATGTGCCCGCATCAACTGATCATGACTGCCACGCCGATCCCGCGAACCCTGGCCATGAGCGCCTACGCGGACCTCGACACGTCGATCCTCGACGAACTTCCACCGGGCCGCACGCCGGTCAATACGGTGCTGGTGGTCGACACCCGGCGCATCGAGGTCATCGAGCGGGTGCGTGCTGCCTGCGCGGAAGGCCGTCAGGCGTATTGGGTATGCACGCTGATCGAAGAGTCCGAAGAGCTCACCTGCCAGGCGGCGGAGACCTCGTTTGAAGAGCTGACCAGTGCGCTTGGCGAGTTCCGGGTTGGTTTGATCCATGGCCGGATGAAGCCAGCGGAAAAGGCCGCCGTCATGGCCGAATTCAAACAGGGCGCCTTGCAGTTGCTGGTGGCAACGACCGTGATTGAAGTCGGCGTCGATGTGCCCAATGCCAGCCTGATGATCATCGAAAACCCTGAGCGGCTGGGCCTGGCCCAACTGCACCAATTACGGGGTCGCGTCGGGCGCGGCAGTGCGGTCAGCCATTGCGTGCTGCTGTACCACCCGCCGTTGTCGCAAATCGGTCGTCAGCGCCTGGGTATCATGCGCGAGACCAACGACGGCTTCGTGATCGCCGAGAAGGACCTCGAACTGCGCGGCCCCGGCGAAATGCTGGGCACTCGCCAGACCGGGCTTTTGCAGTTCAAGGTGGCCGATCTGATGCGCGACGCCGACCTGCTGCCCGCCGTGCGCGACGCCGCCCAGGCGCTGCTGGAGCGCTGGCCGCAACACGTCAGCCCGCTGCTGGAGCGTTGGTTGCGTCACGGCCAGCAATATGGTCAGGTGTGATGCAGGTCATCGCTTTGACGATCCCATCACACCGTTAACAGCCAAGCTGGTTATACTTCAGCGACTGTAAGAAATCGGATACTGACCATGACAGAAGTTGCCCACGTCGATGAAGCTCCTCATACGCCGTCCGTCATTCGGCAATTGCTCGGCAAACTAGCGATCAACTACAGCGAGGTCCCTGAGGGCTCGCAACTGCCTGATGAACGAAAGGTCCAGGCAGTGTTGGTCGAGGACGCCGTTGGCGCACTTCTGATCCTGTTCCCTCAAAGCCAGCTGCTGGACCTCAGCCGCATCACTGAGTTGACCGGCCGCAAGCTGGTGGCCGTGCCTCATGCACGCCTGCTCAAAATGCTCAACAAGCACAGCCTGCAAGTGTTGCCAGGCGTGCCTGCGCTGACCAGTTCGCCTTGCCTGTATGACGAGCGTTTGTTGCAAGAGCCGTCTGTATTGATTGGCTCGGGCGAGCCGGGTGTCTTGCTGGAAGTCAGCAGCGACGATTTCAAGACCATGCTCAGCAAGGCCAGTGCTGCGCGTTTCGGCGAACTGCTGAGCACTATCAAGCCCAATCTTGATCGCCCGGATGATGACCGCGAGGAAATCACCCAGGCCATGCAAGCCTTCACCGCGCGTCGCATTCAGCAACGCCTGGAAGCCACGCTGGAAATCCCGCCGCTGGCCGAGACGGCGCAGAAAATCATTAAATTGCGGGTCGACCCCGACGCGACTATCGACGACATCACCGGCGTGGTCGAGACCGATCCTGCGCTGGCCGCCCAAGTGGTGAGCTGGGCGGCTTCGCCGTACTACGCCTCGACTGGCAAGATCCGTTCGGTCGAAGATGCCATTGTTCGGGTCCTTGGGTTCGATCTGGTGATCAACCTGGCGTTGGGCCTGGCGTTGGGTAAAACCCTGAGCCTGCCCAAGGATCACCCGCAGCAGACCACGCCTTACTGGCAGCAGTCGATCTACACGGCGGCCGTTATCGAAGGTCTGACCCGCGCGATTCCCCGTGCCCAGCGCCCGGAAGCTGGCCTGACGTACCTGGCCGGATTGCTGCACAACTTTGGCTACCTGCTGCTGGCGCATGTATTCCCGCCGCACTTCTCGCTGATCTGCCGCCAGTTGGAGGTCAATCCGCACCTGCATCACAGCTATGTCGAGCAGCACCTGCTGGGTATCAGCCGCGAGCAGATGGGCTCCTGGTTGATGCGCTACTGGGACATGCCGGACGAACTGTGTACCGCCCTGCGCTTCCAGCATGATCCGACCTACGACGGCGAACATTGCGAGTACGCCAATCTGGTTTACCTCGCCGTGCGCCTGTTGCGCCAGAACGGCATCGGCTCCGGCCCGGCGGAAGTGATCCCTGACGAGATCTACACTCGCCTGAACCTGTCCCGCGACAAGGCAGAAGATTCAGTGCGCAAAGTGCTTGAAGCCGAAGTGCTGCTGCGCGAACTGGCTTCGCAGTTTTCTTCCTGACGCTGACGTCCCTGTGGGAGATTCCCTGTCTTTCCGCACGGCCTACTGGAAGCACATAAAGGTCTTGGCAGACCTCGGACCTGTGGGAGCGAATTCATTCGCGAAAAGGCCGGTACAGTCGGTGCATCTTCATCGGTCTTGACGCAGCCTTCGCGAATGAATTCGCTCCCACAGGGGTATGCGGTGTGCCTGATGCACCGCGTTCTCGCTTCAAACTGTTTCTTCTGCCTCCCCCGGCAATTGCTCATCCAGATGCAGCCAAGGCAGGCGGTTGTCGGTCCAGATATGGCGGTTGGCAGGCGCAAGCTCCGGGTGGTCGAATGTGGCCACGGTCACGTCGATCAGCTCGGGGCTGTTGCGCGACAACAAGGCCAGTTGCGCTCCACAGTTATTGCAGAAATAGCGCACGCAAGTCGGGCCTGAGTCGTAAGGGGTCGGGCTGCCTTCGGTCCATTGAAATGAAGCGATGGGCACCGAAATCCAGGTCATGACAATCCCGCCCGACGTCCGGCGGCAGATCGAGCAGTGGCAATGAGCGATGTCCTGCAAGGGCGCATCGAACTGGTAACGCAAGCTGCCGCAATGGCAGCCGCCGTGGGTGACCTGGTCCATTTTCCTTTTCCTGTCTCGCTGAAAGTCGATAAAGCGTCTGACCCCTCGATCGCGCATTCGTCTTGAGCAACTAACGCTCAAAGGTTTCAGCAACGAAAGGTGGATGAAAGCTTGGGCGATTAGGATCCGTTCACCGCCGGCAAAAGACCGGTCAGCCACAGGTGCGTTTCACAACGCCCAAAGGCCCAGTTAACAACAACAAATGGTGACCCTGATGTGCTCTAGTGCCCTGCTCCATTCCTCGCTTTCGCCCCAACTCCACGCGCCGCTCTCTTTGAGCTGATTCGCCCTTCGCCTTTACCCAATCGCGTACCGCCTGGAGTATTTCTATGTTGACCTTCCTCGGCTTTGCCATGGTTGTTGCTTTCATGTACTTGATCATGAGCAAGCGCATGTCCGCGCTGATTGCCTTGATCCTGGTACCCATCATTTTTGCCCTGTTCGGCGGCTTTGGCCCCACCATCGGCCCGATGATGCTGGCGGGTATCACCAAGCTGGCGCCGACTGGCGTGATGTTGATGTTCGCCATTCTGTACTTCGCCTTGATGATCGACTCCGGCCTGTTCGACCCGGCCGTGCGTCAGATTCTGAGATGGGTCAAAGGTGACCCGATGAAAGTCTCGGTCGGCACTGCGGTGCTGGCGCTGGTGGTTTCCCTGGACGGTGATGGCGCAACGACTTACATGATCTGCGTTGCCGCCATGCTGCCGCTGTACAGCCGCATTGGCATGAGCCCGCGCATCATGGCCGGTCTGATCATCCTGGCGGGCGGCATCATGAACATGACGCCATGGGGCGGGCCGACCGCTCGCGCAGCCAGTGCCTTGCATGTTGATGCGTCCGATATTTTCGTGCCGATGATCCCGGCCATGTGCGCCGGTGTGGTCGCGCTTCTGCTGATTGCGTACTTCTACGGCAAACGTGAGCGCGCTCGTCTGGGCGAGCTGCACCTGCATGGCGACGACGCTGACCACAGCGAAATCAGTGTTTCGCAGTTCCCGGATGCCCGCCGTCCGAAGCTGATCTGGTTCAACGGTGGCCTGACACTGCTGCTGATGGTCGCTCTGATCATGGGGCTGTTGCCGCTGCCAGTGCTGTTCATGATCGCGTTCAGTATCGCCATGATCATCAACTATCCGAACCTGCAGGATCAGAAAGACCGTATCGCCGCTCACTCCGGCAGCGTACTGGCAGTCGTCGGCCTTATCTTCGCGGCAGGTATTTTCACCGGTATCCTGACCGGCACCGGCATGGTCGATGCGATGTCCAAAAGCCTGCTGGCGGTCATCCCGGAAGCCATGGGCCCTTACCTGGCGGTGATTACTGCACTGGTGAGCATGCCGTTCACGTTCTTCATGTCCAACGACGCGTTCTACTACGGCGTGTTGCCGGTGTTGACCGAAGCCGCTTCCCACTACGGTATCAGCGCAGTCGAGATGGCTCGCGCATCGATCGTGGGTCAACCGGTTCACTTGCTCAGCCCGCTGGTTCCATCGACCTATCTGTTGGTAGCTCTGGCCGGTATCGAGTTCGGCGATCACCAGCGCTTCACCTTGAAGTGGGCAGTACTGATTTGCCTGTGCATAATGGTTGCCGCTTTGCTGATGGGCATTTTCCCGCTGTACAGCAGTCTGTAACCCAAGACTCAATTGTTGCGCGGCTCAAGCCCGGCGTTAATGCCGGGCTTGTGCCGTTAAAGTTAAACGCTCAAAGGATCACGTAATGGAATGGTTCACCAGTCCTGAAATCTGGATTGCTTTCTTCACCCTGACTGCCCTGGAGATCGTTCTGGGCATCGACAACATCATCATGATCTCGATCCTGGTCAGCCGCATGCCCAAGCATATGCAGGCGCGCACCCGGATCTTCGGTCTGGCGCTGGCCATGGTCACGCGCATCCTGTTGCTGTTGTCGATTACCTGGATCATGCGCCTGACCGCCGATCTGTTTGTGGTCATGGGGCAGGGCATCTCCGGGCGGGACATGATCCTGTTCTTCGGTGGTCTGTTCCTGCTGTGGAAAAGCTCGCAAGAGATCTACCACGGCCTGGAAGGTGAAGAAGAAACGGTCGATGGGCCTAAAGGCGCGGGTGGCAAGTTCATCTACACCATCATCCAGATCGCGATCATCGACATCGTGTTCTCGCTGGACTCGGTCATCACCGCCGTGGGCATGGTGTCCCACGTGCCGGTCATGGTTGCCGCCATCGTCGTTGCGGTCCTGGTCATGATGCTGTGCGCGGGCACCATCAGCGACTTCATCGAGAAGCATCCTTCGTTGAAGATGCTGGCGCTGTCGTTCCTGATCGTGGTCGGTACCGTGCTGATTGCCGATGCATTCGACGTCCATGTGCCTAAAGGCTACGTGTACTTCGCCATGGCGTTCTCCCTGGCCGTTGAAGCCATCAACATCAAGATGCGTATCGCAATGGCCAAGAAGAAAGCTCAGAGCGAGCCGGTCAAGCTGCGCAAGGATGTTCCGGGTCAGTAAGCTGGTTGGCTGCTTGAAGAAAAACGGGGCCATCACAGGCCCCGTTTTTTTTTGCCGCTGCCGACTCAATGTGTCTGATACGGCGCAAACCCTGTGGGAGCGAATTCATTCGCGAAAGGGCATTTACAGACGATGAATCTCTATCGGATGTACCGACGTCTTCGCGAATGAATTCGCTCCCACGGGATTTGAGTGAACCTGCAGGGCTGTAACCACAGAATCCATCTGGCTGATTTGTTACAGATTTGTTTCAATGGGCATCAATGTTGGCCACTGCTGGCATTTAAGGCAAAGGCCGACTAAAGGTTAGTGACACCCTTCGTCGCCGCCATCTGCTGCCACTTTATTTCGCTGCCCTGTATGGGGCACACCTCAGGGGGCTTTTTGTATGCTGACCCTGCTCGATTTGCTATCGGCTGTCGCCTTGCTGATCTGGGGCACCCACATTGTTCGTACCGGCATCCTGCGGGTGTACGGCTCGCAACTGCGCCAGGTCATCAGCCAGAACATGTCCAGGCGGCCGCTGGCGTTTATCGCCGGGATTCTGGTGACTGCGGTGGTGCAAAGCAGCAACGCCACGGCCATGCTGGTCACCTCATTCGTGGGCCAGGGCCTGATGGCGCTGACGCCTGCGCTGGCGATCATGCTCGGCGCCGATGTCGGTACCGCGTTGATGTCGCGGATCCTGACCTTCGATCTGTCGTGGCTGTCGCCGCTGCTGATATTTCTGGGTGTGATCTTCTTCCTGTCCCGCAAGCAGACCCGCATCGGTCAGCTAGGGCGGGTCGCCATCGGGCTGGGGCTGATCGTGCTGGCGTTGCAACTGATCGTGACTGCTGCGGCGCCGATCACCCAGAACGCGGGCGTCAAAGTACTGTTCGCGTCACTGACCGGCGACCTGTTGCTCGATGCTCTGGTCGGTGCACTGTTCGCGATGATTTCCTATTCCAGCCTGGCAGCGGTATTGCTGACCGCGACCCTGGCTGGTGCGGAAATCATCAGCCTGCCGGTAGCGATAGGTCTCGTCATCGGCGCCAACATTGGCAGCGGCATGCTGGCTTTTCTGAGCACCAGCATGCAGAACGTCGCCGGGCGGCAAGTGGCGCTGGGCAGCCTGCTGTACAAACTGTTCGGTCTGCTGCTGGTCATCCCGGTGCTCGACCCGCTGGTGCACTGGATCGACAGCCTGGGCTTCAGCCCTCAGGACCTGGTCATTGGTTTCCATCTGGTCTACAACACCTCGCGCTGCCTGATCATGCTGCCCACCGTGGGCTGGATGGCGCGGCTGTGCGCGTTTTTGCTGCCGGAACGGCCCGAAGTCAACGGCCTGGCCAAGCCTCGCCATCTGGATTTGACCGCGCTGTCCACGCCTAGCCTGGCGCTGGCCAACGCGGTGCGCGAAACCTTGCGCATGGGCGACCTGATCGAAGGCATGCTCGGCTCGATGCTCGAAGTGCTGCGCGGCACGCAGACGGCGGTGACCCAGGAAATTCGCCGTCTCAACGACGATGTCGAAGCGCTGTACAGCGCCATCAAGCTGTACCTGGCGCAGATGCCGCGGGAAGACCTCGGCGAGCAGGACAACCGGCGCTGGGCAGAAATCATCGAGCTGACCATCAATCTGGAGCTGGCCGCCGGCCTGATCGAGCGCATGTTGCGTAAGGTTCAGCAGCAGAAGACATCCCAGCGCCGCTCGTTCTCCGACGTGGGGCTCGAAGAGCTCGCTGGTCTGCACTCGCAATTGCTGTCGAACCTGCGTCTTGGCTTGTCGGTGTTTCTCAGCGGCGACCCGGAAAGCGCTCGCCAGTTGCTGCGTGAGAAGCGTCGCTTCCGCGCTCAGGAAAGACGCCTGGCTCACGCGCACGTCAGCCGTCTGCAGCGCAAAGTGGTGCAAAGCATCGAAACCAGCTCGCTGCACCTGGAGCTGATTTCCGACATGAAGCGCCTGAACTCACTGTTTTGCAGTAGCGCCTATGTGGTGCTCGAAACCGCCGACACCGGGGCGCTGTCCAGCGAAAGCCAGCCGGACCAGCCCGCATAATCAGCCCGCATAAAAAGACTCGATGTGAACGTACAGGGCACATCGAAGTCTGTTAAACATACTGGCCCGCAAGGAAGCATGTTTTATGCGTTGCCTGCTGTTCGCTTGTCTGTTTCTGATATCACTGCCTTCATCTGCGCTCGACCGTTTTCAGGTTGAGGGCTATCTGTTGCCTAACGGTTTGCAACTGTTGCTCAAGCCCGGCTATGAAAAAGGCCATGTGTCGATTCGCCTGGTGGTAGGCATTGGCTTCGATGATTTTGCGTGCGAAGACAAGGAATTGCCGCACCTGCTGGAACACTTGCTGTTCAGTGGTGTGGATGAATCCGGCGAAGGCGGGCTTGAAGAGCGCATGCAGGCGCTGGGTGGCGACTGGAATGCGTTCACCAGCAACACCGACACCACATTCGTAATCGAGGCCCCCGCGCAGAATCAGCGCAAGGTGTTGGACCTGCTGCTGGAAGTCTTGACCAAAACCCATTTCGAGCAGTCATCACTCGATACCGTCAAACGCATCGTCGAGCGTGAAGACGGCGGTCACTATTCGCACCTGCAACGCTGGCTGGACCGCAAGGACCTGGGCCACAGCGCCAGCAGCCAGTTGGCCGTCGAAATGGGCCTCAAGTGCGCCGAGCGCCCGCAAGTGGGCCACATCGAACTGGATCGCATCGAAGACATTTTCAAAGCCTGGTACGCGCCCAACAACATGACGCTGATCGTCGTCGGCGACCTGGATCGGCTCTTGCCCAGCTACCTGGAGCGCACGTACGGCGAGCTGGACGCCGTCGATCCGACTGAGCACCGGCCTTTGCCCGAGGCCAGTGGCAACGCTGACACCGAGCGCACCCTGATCCGTGGCGGGCTGGGCGACGGCGCGCGGCTGCATCTGATCTACACCGAGCCGCTGCTGGATGAGCAGCCAGATGAAACCCTGCAACTGCTCGATGACTATTTCGAATGGGCGTTATACAGCGATCTGCGCCTCAAGCGCGGCTTGTCCTATGGGCCCTGGGTGGATCGCGAAGTGTTTGGAGGCAGCGGCTTCATGAGCCTCAATGCCGACGTGGACGGTGACGACGTCGAGCAGGCCAAGGACGCTATGCGCGAAGTGCTCAAGCACCTGCAGACAGACGGCCTCGATCCGGCGACCTTCGCGCGCATCAAGCAGGCCGCGATTGCCAAACAGGCCTGGGCAGTGCAGGGCAACAGCGCGCTGGCGGACTATTATTGGGGCGCCCTCAATGACTATGAAAAGGGTCGTTTCGCTGACCCGGTCAAACGTTTCAAAGCCGTCAGCCTGGACGGCGCCAACCGCGCGATGCGAGAGCTGCTGGCGCAACAGGGTTACTGGCGAGTGGAACAACCGCTGCTGAGCTACAACCAGTTGTATTGGCTGGCGGTGGGGGCGATTGCACTCCTGGTGTTGCTGATCGGATGGCGTATAAGCGTGTATCGCCGCAGGCGGTAGAAGAGCCTGGATCCGGACGGAAACCTGTGGGAGCGAATTCATTCGCGAAGGGGCCATTACATGCGACGAATCTGCGTCGAATGTACTGATGTCTTCGCGAATGAATTCGCTCCCACAGGTCCGAGGCCTGACCAGATTGCCGTGTTTTTTCGAAATACCGATCGCACTGTTATCCTGCGCCCCTTTTTCCCCTGACCACCAAGTGAATCGCCGAAATGCCTGAATGGAAATCCCTGCTCAACCGCGTAATCGGCCTGATGAAACGCTATCCGGGGCTGATTGCGGCGGGTGGTTTCATTTCCGGGATTGCCAGCTTCATTCTGGTGGATCGTCAGGAAGGGCTGGCGACCTGGATCGCCGTGGTGATGCTGGTCAGCTGGCTGTGGCTGATGGTCGAAAGCAGCGCCATGGTGCTGTTCACCAAAGTCTTCAAACGTGAGATTCCCGAGGGTCTGCTGCGTTACGGCACGCAGATGATTCACCAGGAAAGCCTGTTTTTCGTCCTGCCATTCTTCTTCATCACCACCACCTGGAACAGCGCCCAGGCCGTGTTTACCGGGCTGCTCGGCGCGGCAGGGCTGATTTCCATCATTGATCCGCTGTACTACAAATGGCTCGCGCGTAGGCGTTGGCTGTTCATGGCGCTGCACACCCTGACGTTGTTCGCTGCCTTGCTGACCGCTTTGCCGATCATCCTGCACCTGACCACGGCCGAGAGTTACAAGCTGTCGCTGGGCATTGCCATGCTGTTGTCGTTCCCGAGCCTGGCGTCGAGCTTCCCGATGAACACCTTCAAGCGCGGGCTCGGCGTGGTGGTGGCGATTCTGGTGATCGGCGGCGCAGGCT of the Paucimonas lemoignei genome contains:
- a CDS encoding TonB, C-terminal: MISTRQKLTRYSGSLLLVLAVHAIAIVVALRWPASQAIELPPAAMMVELAPEPEPAPPPPPKVVQPPQPPAPVEEIPVPKVAEVEKAEIAVPKPVVKPKPKPQPPKPVKKPEPPQEKPADEKPVDTPPTNAPVQKSAAPTPPAPPSPPSTALPSWQSDLLRHLAKYKKYPEDARRRGMQGVSRLRFVVDAEGNVLSYSIASSSGSPSLDRATMEMIRRAQPLPKPPAETLNNGTIEILAPFVYSLDKR
- a CDS encoding signal transduction protein, with translation MTEVAHVDEAPHTPSVIRQLLGKLAINYSEVPEGSQLPDERKVQAVLVEDAVGALLILFPQSQLLDLSRITELTGRKLVAVPHARLLKMLNKHSLQVLPGVPALTSSPCLYDERLLQEPSVLIGSGEPGVLLEVSSDDFKTMLSKASAARFGELLSTIKPNLDRPDDDREEITQAMQAFTARRIQQRLEATLEIPPLAETAQKIIKLRVDPDATIDDITGVVETDPALAAQVVSWAASPYYASTGKIRSVEDAIVRVLGFDLVINLALGLALGKTLSLPKDHPQQTTPYWQQSIYTAAVIEGLTRAIPRAQRPEAGLTYLAGLLHNFGYLLLAHVFPPHFSLICRQLEVNPHLHHSYVEQHLLGISREQMGSWLMRYWDMPDELCTALRFQHDPTYDGEHCEYANLVYLAVRLLRQNGIGSGPAEVIPDEIYTRLNLSRDKAEDSVRKVLEAEVLLRELASQFSS
- the recG gene encoding ATP-dependent DNA helicase RecG translates to MSELSHVSVTALKGVGEAMAEKLAKVGLENLQDVLFHLPLRYQDRTRVVPIGQLRPGQDAVIEGTVSGADVVMGKRRSLLVRLNDGTGSLSLRFYHFSNAQKDGLKRGTHIRCFGEARPGASGLEIYHPEYRALTGSESPPVEQTLTPIYPTTEGLTQQRLRQLSQQTLAMLGPKSLPDWLPEELARDYQLAPLDEAIRYLHHPPADADVEELALGHHWAQHRLAFEELLTHQLSQQRLRESLRSQRAPALPLAKKLPKQFLANLGFPPTGAQQRVGNEVAYDLSQPEPMLRLIQGDVGAGKTVVAALAALQALEAGYQVALMAPTEILAEQHYINFKRWLEPLGIEVAWLAGKLKGKARVTSLEQIATGTPMVVGTHALFQDEVQFKNLALVIIDEQHRFGVQQRLALRKKGVGGLMCPHQLIMTATPIPRTLAMSAYADLDTSILDELPPGRTPVNTVLVVDTRRIEVIERVRAACAEGRQAYWVCTLIEESEELTCQAAETSFEELTSALGEFRVGLIHGRMKPAEKAAVMAEFKQGALQLLVATTVIEVGVDVPNASLMIIENPERLGLAQLHQLRGRVGRGSAVSHCVLLYHPPLSQIGRQRLGIMRETNDGFVIAEKDLELRGPGEMLGTRQTGLLQFKVADLMRDADLLPAVRDAAQALLERWPQHVSPLLERWLRHGQQYGQV
- a CDS encoding glutathione-dependent formaldehyde-activating protein — its product is MDQVTHGGCHCGSLRYQFDAPLQDIAHCHCSICRRTSGGIVMTWISVPIASFQWTEGSPTPYDSGPTCVRYFCNNCGAQLALLSRNSPELIDVTVATFDHPELAPANRHIWTDNRLPWLHLDEQLPGEAEETV
- the ygdQ gene encoding integral membrane protein TerC, with protein sequence MEWFTSPEIWIAFFTLTALEIVLGIDNIIMISILVSRMPKHMQARTRIFGLALAMVTRILLLLSITWIMRLTADLFVVMGQGISGRDMILFFGGLFLLWKSSQEIYHGLEGEEETVDGPKGAGGKFIYTIIQIAIIDIVFSLDSVITAVGMVSHVPVMVAAIVVAVLVMMLCAGTISDFIEKHPSLKMLALSFLIVVGTVLIADAFDVHVPKGYVYFAMAFSLAVEAINIKMRIAMAKKKAQSEPVKLRKDVPGQ
- the oxyR_1 gene encoding LysR family transcriptional regulator, with the protein product MTLTELRYIVTLAQEQHFGHAAERCHVSQPTLSVGVKKLEDELGVLIFERSKSAVRLTPVGEGIVAQAQKVLEQAQGIRELAQAGKNQLTAPLKVGAIYTVGPYLFPHLIPQLHRVAPQMPLYIEENFTHVLRDKLRNGELDAIIIALPFNEADVLTMQLYDEPFYVLMPADHPWTQKATIDASALNDKSLLLLGEGHCFRDQVLEACPTLTKGSEGAKHTTVESSSLETIRHMVASGLGISILPMSAVDSHHYAPGVIEVRPLTAPVPFRTVAIAWRASFPRPKAIEILADSVRLCSVARPKTEAS
- the citN_1 gene encoding citrate transporter, with amino-acid sequence MLTFLGFAMVVAFMYLIMSKRMSALIALILVPIIFALFGGFGPTIGPMMLAGITKLAPTGVMLMFAILYFALMIDSGLFDPAVRQILRWVKGDPMKVSVGTAVLALVVSLDGDGATTYMICVAAMLPLYSRIGMSPRIMAGLIILAGGIMNMTPWGGPTARAASALHVDASDIFVPMIPAMCAGVVALLLIAYFYGKRERARLGELHLHGDDADHSEISVSQFPDARRPKLIWFNGGLTLLLMVALIMGLLPLPVLFMIAFSIAMIINYPNLQDQKDRIAAHSGSVLAVVGLIFAAGIFTGILTGTGMVDAMSKSLLAVIPEAMGPYLAVITALVSMPFTFFMSNDAFYYGVLPVLTEAASHYGISAVEMARASIVGQPVHLLSPLVPSTYLLVALAGIEFGDHQRFTLKWAVLICLCIMVAALLMGIFPLYSSL